From the genome of Ascaphus truei isolate aAscTru1 unplaced genomic scaffold, aAscTru1.hap1 HAP1_SCAFFOLD_2874, whole genome shotgun sequence, one region includes:
- the LOC142483011 gene encoding von Willebrand factor A domain-containing protein 7-like, which produces MARPLPILLPILLLGGVAMPGGHAFFPNFWSKLLSVTWGSYTHQDLTEGAVLNLTLQILLDNPHPTRPALRWQDFQGKTLTADALLEAYFGQGVSSRQFRASMRQIVSANANMDFLSGTRSDPLYHFDSERVRQGNRLLLRAREGLLGAQRAGDYEGAREKLGQILHSLQVMCDSVCLCV; this is translated from the exons ATGGCACGccccctccccattctcctcCCCATTCTGCTtctggggggcgtggctatgcCAGGAGGCCACGCCTTCTTCCCCAACTTCTGGTCCAAGCTCCTGTCCGTCACCTGGGGATCGTACACCCACCAGGACCTGACCGAGGGGGCGGTGCTTAACCTCACCCTGCAAATCCTATTGGACAACCCCCACCCCACTCGCCCCGCCCTGCGGTGGCAGGACTTCCAG GGCAAGACGCTGACCGCGGACGCCCTGTTGGAGGCGTATTTCGGGCAGGGGGTGTCCTCGCGGCAGTTCCGGGCCTCCATGCGGCAGATCGTCAGCGCCAACGCCAACATGGACTTCCTGAGCGGGACCCGCAGTGACCCCCTGTACCACTTCGACTCTGAgagggtgaggcaggggaaccGCCTGCTCCTGAGGGCCCGGGAGGGGCTCCTGGGGGCCCAGAGAGCTGGAGACTACGAGGGAGCCCGGGAGAAGCTGGGTCAGATACTACACTCCTTGCAGgtaatgtgtgactctgtgtgtctgtgtgtgt